From the Lysobacter sp. FW306-1B-D06B genome, one window contains:
- a CDS encoding LacI family DNA-binding transcriptional regulator, with amino-acid sequence MTEPAPRSRRSRSATSPLPAPEDVTLTGKATINDIARLTGVSKKTVSRVINNSPLVHPETREKVLALMKQLGYVPDPQARGLAFRRSFLIGLVYDNPTAQFIVNMQYGALDALRDSGYELVVHPCDSSKEDYIESVRRFAQQQKLHGVILIPRVSEDEQLATALREIGVRYVRIASIPLDQAASMVVTHDRQAGTEAANYLESLGHRIIGLITGPRRYRSTVERGGGFLGGLDARGIELSPDYIYEGGYTFDSGVAGAEYLLAKSPRPTAIFACNDEMAAGVYKAAMRRGLSIPGDLSVVGYDDSPLASQLWPALTTIHSPIRDLGHMAAQMLLSDEPAASAEPPAAPRTVTPHLVVRDSSQRPKV; translated from the coding sequence ATGACCGAACCCGCGCCGCGCTCCCGCCGTTCCCGCTCCGCCACCTCGCCGCTGCCCGCGCCGGAGGACGTGACGCTGACGGGCAAGGCGACGATCAACGACATCGCGCGGCTCACCGGCGTGTCGAAGAAGACCGTCTCGCGCGTGATCAACAACTCGCCGCTGGTGCATCCGGAGACGCGCGAGAAAGTGCTCGCGCTGATGAAGCAGCTGGGCTACGTGCCCGACCCGCAGGCGCGCGGGCTGGCCTTCCGGCGCTCGTTCCTGATCGGGCTGGTGTACGACAACCCGACCGCGCAGTTCATCGTGAACATGCAGTACGGCGCGCTCGACGCGCTGCGCGATTCGGGCTACGAGCTGGTGGTGCACCCGTGCGATTCCTCCAAGGAGGATTACATCGAGAGCGTGCGCCGCTTCGCCCAGCAGCAGAAGCTGCACGGCGTGATCCTGATTCCGCGCGTGTCGGAGGACGAGCAGCTCGCCACGGCGTTGCGCGAAATCGGCGTGCGTTACGTGCGCATCGCCTCCATTCCGCTGGACCAGGCCGCGAGCATGGTCGTCACGCACGACCGCCAGGCCGGCACGGAAGCGGCGAATTACCTTGAATCCCTGGGCCATCGCATCATTGGCCTGATCACCGGCCCGCGCCGTTACCGTTCCACCGTCGAGCGCGGCGGCGGTTTCCTGGGCGGCCTGGACGCGCGCGGCATCGAGCTGTCGCCGGATTACATCTACGAAGGCGGCTACACGTTCGATTCGGGCGTGGCCGGTGCGGAGTACCTGCTCGCCAAATCGCCGCGCCCGACCGCCATCTTCGCCTGCAACGACGAAATGGCCGCCGGCGTGTACAAGGCGGCGATGCGGCGGGGGCTGTCGATTCCCGGCGATCTGTCGGTGGTCGGCTACGACGACAGCCCGCTGGCGTCGCAGCTGTGGCCGGCGCTGACCACGATCCACTCGCCGATCCGCGACCTGGGCCACATGGCCGCGCAGATGCTGCTGTCCGACGAACCGGCCGCATCGGCCGAGCCGCCCGCCGCGCCGCGCACCGTGACGCCGCACCTGGTCGTGCGCGATTCGAGTCAGCGGCCGAAGGTCTGA
- a CDS encoding TRAP transporter large permease: MAIAILFSVFALLLVMGVPVAFALAAASLATLMYLDVPSIVMVQQVSAGSGSASLIAIPLFIFAGEIMLRGGISERLIGLASSLVGRMRGGLGQVSILSSLFFGGVSGSALADVSAVGGTMIPQMVQRGYDRDFAVNVCITAALVALLVPPSHNLILYSAAAGGGLSIADLFAAGILPALLMTATLMLTCYAVARHRGYGVEIFPGWRAVALRLVSALPGLGLVALIFVGIRAGIFTAVESAAIAVVYALLVTSVLYRQLHWREFLGTVVHAARSAGAILFVIAAAAVFGWLLAYLQVPAASVEFLTGLTQDRNLMLLLMILVLLVLGTFLDLAPMILICTPIFLPVARAIGIDPVHFGVILVLKGGLSLISPPLGSVLFVGTAIGKISIGQSMRTIWPFWLAGLFVLLVVAFVPALSLWLPAALKS; encoded by the coding sequence ATGGCCATTGCGATCCTCTTCAGTGTGTTCGCCCTCCTGCTGGTGATGGGCGTGCCGGTGGCCTTTGCGCTGGCGGCGGCGTCGCTGGCGACGCTGATGTACCTGGACGTTCCGTCGATCGTGATGGTGCAGCAGGTCTCGGCCGGCTCGGGCTCGGCCAGCCTGATCGCCATTCCGCTCTTCATCTTCGCCGGCGAGATCATGCTGCGCGGCGGCATTTCCGAACGCCTGATCGGACTGGCGTCCTCGCTGGTCGGACGCATGCGCGGCGGGCTCGGCCAAGTGAGCATCCTGTCCTCGCTGTTCTTCGGCGGCGTGTCGGGTTCGGCGCTGGCCGACGTTTCGGCGGTGGGCGGCACGATGATCCCGCAGATGGTGCAGCGCGGTTACGACCGCGACTTCGCCGTGAACGTGTGCATCACCGCCGCGCTGGTCGCGCTGCTCGTGCCGCCTTCGCACAACCTGATCCTGTATTCGGCCGCGGCCGGCGGCGGGCTGTCGATCGCCGACCTGTTCGCGGCCGGCATCCTGCCCGCGCTGCTGATGACGGCCACGCTGATGCTCACCTGCTACGCGGTCGCGCGGCATCGCGGGTATGGCGTGGAGATCTTCCCCGGCTGGCGCGCGGTGGCGCTGCGCCTGGTGTCCGCGTTGCCGGGCCTGGGCCTGGTGGCGCTGATCTTCGTCGGCATCCGCGCGGGCATCTTCACCGCGGTGGAAAGCGCCGCGATCGCCGTCGTGTACGCGCTGCTGGTCACCAGCGTGCTGTACCGGCAGCTGCACTGGCGCGAGTTCCTCGGCACGGTCGTGCACGCCGCGCGCAGTGCGGGTGCGATCCTGTTCGTGATCGCCGCCGCCGCCGTGTTCGGCTGGCTGCTGGCCTACCTGCAGGTGCCGGCGGCGTCGGTGGAGTTCCTCACCGGCCTCACCCAGGACCGCAACCTCATGCTGTTGCTGATGATCCTGGTGCTGCTGGTGCTGGGCACCTTCCTGGACCTGGCGCCGATGATCCTGATCTGCACGCCGATCTTCCTGCCGGTGGCGCGCGCCATCGGCATCGATCCGGTGCATTTCGGCGTGATCCTCGTGCTCAAGGGCGGCCTGAGCCTGATCAGCCCGCCGCTGGGCTCGGTGCTGTTCGTCGGCACGGCCATAGGCAAGATCAGCATCGGCCAGAGCATGCGGACGATCTGGCCGTTCTGGCTGGCCGGGCTGTTCGTGCTGCTGGTGGTGGCCTTCGTGCCGGCGCTGTCGCTGTGGTTGCCGGCGGCGCTGAAATCGTGA
- a CDS encoding TRAP transporter small permease, with amino-acid sequence MADTAIAFPSSLLQRVTGRLADWAIATAALALLGLVVVQGWQVIARYVLNDSPSWTEPVTLLLLSTAMSLGAAAGVHTRRHFAFSLLAEALKPRARHAMHLLQSAVIVLIGLVLLYWGAVLFIDGVHIPTAGAPMPESIEYLPLAVSGALMALFALAQMIASPDAPAAPEAD; translated from the coding sequence ATGGCCGACACCGCAATCGCGTTCCCTTCTTCCTTACTGCAGCGCGTCACCGGGCGGCTGGCCGACTGGGCCATCGCGACCGCCGCGCTGGCGTTGCTCGGCCTGGTGGTCGTGCAGGGCTGGCAGGTCATCGCCCGTTACGTGCTCAACGATTCGCCCAGCTGGACTGAACCGGTCACGCTGCTGCTGCTGAGCACGGCAATGAGCCTGGGCGCCGCCGCCGGCGTGCACACGCGCCGGCACTTCGCTTTCTCGCTGCTGGCCGAAGCACTCAAGCCGCGTGCGCGGCATGCGATGCACCTGCTGCAGTCGGCGGTGATCGTGCTGATCGGACTGGTGCTGCTGTACTGGGGCGCCGTGTTGTTCATCGACGGCGTGCACATCCCCACGGCGGGCGCGCCGATGCCCGAGAGCATCGAGTACCTGCCGCTGGCCGTCAGCGGCGCACTGATGGCGCTGTTCGCGCTGGCACAGATGATCGCCTCGCCCGATGCACCCGCCGCCCCGGAGGCCGACTGA
- a CDS encoding TRAP transporter substrate-binding protein: MGRRRFLAGLTGACALGAAPLLRADGATRVLTATDVHVKDYPTVEAVRWIGEQLERQTDGRVRLRMYHAGQLGRESEAIDMARFGAIDITRVYTGALNNAFPLTQALCLPYVFDSVPHLRRALDGDVGAQVLHGFQARGLVGLAIYDSGPRCFYNIKHPIVEPADLHGLKIRVPVSDIFIRMMRLFGANPTPLPLGEVFSAMETHMIDGAENNIRSFQSSRHFEAARYWSHSDHSYAPDVLLMSRQTLDSLAPRDRELLLSLARESVQVMRRLWAQQEEQARNTVVESGVKFNEVDIPAFRAAAQPLIARYRQDPSIDALYRRIRELA, encoded by the coding sequence ATGGGACGCCGCCGTTTCCTTGCCGGACTCACCGGCGCCTGTGCGCTCGGCGCGGCGCCGCTGCTGCGCGCCGACGGCGCCACGCGCGTGCTCACCGCCACCGACGTGCACGTCAAGGATTACCCGACCGTCGAAGCCGTGCGCTGGATCGGCGAGCAGCTCGAACGCCAGACCGACGGGCGCGTGCGCCTTCGCATGTACCACGCGGGCCAGCTCGGGCGCGAATCCGAGGCGATCGACATGGCGCGTTTCGGCGCCATCGACATCACCCGCGTCTACACCGGCGCGCTCAACAACGCTTTCCCGCTGACGCAGGCGCTGTGCCTGCCGTACGTGTTCGATTCGGTGCCGCACCTGCGCCGCGCGCTCGACGGCGACGTCGGCGCGCAGGTGCTGCACGGCTTCCAGGCACGCGGCCTGGTGGGCCTGGCCATCTATGACAGCGGCCCGCGCTGCTTCTACAACATCAAGCATCCGATCGTGGAGCCGGCCGACCTGCACGGTCTGAAGATCCGCGTGCCGGTGTCGGACATCTTCATCCGCATGATGCGTTTGTTCGGCGCCAATCCCACGCCGTTGCCGCTGGGCGAAGTGTTCTCCGCGATGGAGACGCACATGATCGACGGTGCCGAGAACAACATCCGCAGCTTCCAGTCCAGCCGCCATTTCGAAGCCGCGCGCTACTGGTCGCACAGCGATCACTCCTATGCGCCGGACGTGCTGCTGATGTCGCGCCAGACGCTGGATTCGCTGGCACCGCGCGACCGCGAGCTGCTGCTGTCGCTGGCACGCGAATCGGTGCAGGTGATGCGCCGCCTGTGGGCGCAGCAGGAAGAGCAGGCGCGCAACACCGTCGTCGAGTCCGGCGTGAAGTTCAACGAGGTGGACATTCCCGCGTTCCGCGCCGCCGCGCAGCCGCTGATCGCGCGGTACCGCCAGGATCCGTCCATCGACGCGCTGTACCGGCGCATCCGCGAGCTTGCCTGA
- a CDS encoding 2-keto-4-pentenoate hydratase has protein sequence MDRHAPDAGSADSATIARRLVDARRQAQALPQYPGEVPQTLAAGYACQDEAIALWGRPVVGWKVGKIPADWEAKLGEERLVGPIFEGAVQAPGANDSATLQGATFAVIPGGFAAVEAEYVFRIGHDAPADKTDYTAQEAAALVDMLMVGVELAGSPLPLINVLGPPVVVSDFGNNTGLILGAEIEGWQRLPAEDLTCETFIDGHLVGEGGAASISGGLLAALAFALSRCASRGYPLKQGMLVTTGAATGIHDIVAGQRSRISFGRWGDILCNAVAATPSQEHA, from the coding sequence ATGGACAGACACGCGCCCGACGCGGGCAGCGCCGACAGTGCAACGATCGCCCGGCGGCTGGTGGACGCGCGCCGGCAGGCGCAGGCGCTGCCCCAGTATCCGGGCGAAGTCCCGCAGACGCTGGCGGCGGGCTATGCCTGCCAGGACGAAGCCATCGCGCTGTGGGGACGGCCGGTGGTGGGATGGAAGGTCGGCAAGATTCCGGCCGACTGGGAAGCGAAGCTGGGCGAGGAACGGCTGGTCGGGCCGATCTTCGAAGGCGCCGTGCAGGCGCCGGGCGCCAACGACAGTGCAACGCTCCAGGGTGCGACGTTCGCGGTGATTCCGGGGGGATTCGCCGCGGTGGAAGCGGAGTACGTGTTCCGCATCGGGCACGACGCACCGGCGGACAAGACCGACTACACGGCGCAGGAAGCCGCCGCGCTGGTCGACATGCTGATGGTGGGCGTCGAACTGGCCGGCAGCCCGCTGCCGCTGATCAACGTATTGGGGCCGCCGGTGGTGGTGTCGGACTTCGGCAACAACACCGGGCTGATCCTGGGCGCGGAAATCGAAGGCTGGCAGCGCCTGCCCGCCGAGGACCTCACGTGCGAAACCTTCATCGACGGCCACCTCGTCGGCGAAGGCGGCGCGGCTTCGATCAGCGGCGGCCTGCTCGCGGCGCTGGCCTTCGCGTTGTCGCGTTGCGCGTCGCGCGGATACCCGCTGAAGCAGGGCATGCTGGTGACCACGGGCGCGGCGACCGGCATCCACGACATCGTGGCCGGCCAGCGTTCGCGCATCAGTTTTGGCCGTTGGGGCGACATCCTGTGCAATGCCGTGGCCGCAACGCCTTCGCAGGAGCACGCATGA
- a CDS encoding rhamnogalacturonan acetylesterase: protein MRHLRRLLTLATLLCAFATHATPPITIHLAGDSTMAEKLPEKRPEAGWGEHLAAQFRPGSVIVDNRAKNGRSTRTFIEEGRWAALLEATKPGDVVLIQFGHNDQSVEKPDRYTPPADYARNLERFVSDVRAKGATPVLLTPVARRRFDEAGHVVPSHGEYPDLVRALAARERVALIDMERRSSAVLQEAGAEESKALFLWIPAGTQANYPAGLQDNTHFSPKGAARMAREFAFALRESGLALAGALRAE from the coding sequence ATGCGCCATCTCCGTCGTCTCCTCACCCTCGCAACATTGCTCTGCGCCTTCGCCACCCACGCAACACCGCCGATCACGATCCACCTCGCCGGCGATTCGACGATGGCGGAGAAGCTGCCCGAAAAGCGCCCCGAGGCCGGATGGGGCGAACACCTCGCCGCGCAGTTCCGCCCGGGCAGCGTGATCGTGGACAACCGCGCGAAGAACGGCCGCAGCACGCGCACCTTCATCGAGGAAGGCCGCTGGGCGGCGTTGCTGGAGGCGACGAAGCCGGGCGACGTGGTGCTGATCCAGTTCGGCCACAACGACCAGTCGGTCGAGAAGCCCGACCGCTACACGCCGCCCGCGGACTACGCACGCAACCTCGAGCGCTTCGTCTCCGACGTGCGCGCGAAGGGCGCCACGCCGGTGCTGTTGACGCCGGTGGCGCGCCGGCGCTTCGACGAAGCCGGGCATGTGGTGCCCAGCCACGGCGAGTATCCGGACCTGGTGCGGGCGCTCGCAGCGCGCGAACGCGTGGCGTTGATCGACATGGAGCGGCGCAGTTCGGCGGTATTGCAGGAGGCGGGCGCGGAAGAATCCAAGGCGCTGTTCCTGTGGATTCCGGCAGGAACCCAGGCGAACTATCCCGCCGGCTTGCAGGACAACACGCACTTCTCGCCGAAGGGCGCGGCGCGGATGGCGCGGGAGTTCGCGTTTGCGTTGCGGGAGTCGGGGCTGGCGCTGGCTGGAGCGTTACGCGCGGAATGA
- a CDS encoding pectinesterase family protein: MSQDSLLQRRRMLRGLASSTALLLLPPPLLATPEGRAGWGGVAKPQRGELGADAPHTPLPTSSCQQGEEACHFDAIVATAPRDGHRTFATVSDAIAAAPVDGTRPFRILVTRGRWHEKLVIDRPFVHLIGEDRATSVLTYDAAAGMKRRDGQPWGTWGCASVTVRAPDVRMENLTVENAFDYVGNLSAPKFEPIGPNGAQAVALMLDAGSDRCSFERVDLSGHQDTLFTDAGRSHFRECRIAGSVDFVFGGGNALFEQCELHSRHRPDKERQGYVAVPCTPSAQAYGLTFVRCRLTREAQVSDGSVALGRAWRPGRTFPDGKYGDPDAIGAAVYLDCWMDAHIDARGWDEMGYTARDGRRVMLQPASARLFEHASSGPGAHRSTSRRELPRERVAAYARERVLDGWLSV; encoded by the coding sequence ATGTCGCAGGATTCCTTGCTGCAACGGCGTCGAATGCTGCGCGGGTTGGCGTCCTCCACCGCGCTGCTGCTCTTGCCCCCTCCCCTGCTTGCTACGCCCGAAGGCCGGGCCGGTTGGGGAGGGGTCGCGAAGCCGCAACGCGGCGAGCTCGGCGCTGACGCGCCTCACACTCCCCTCCCAACCTCCTCCTGCCAGCAGGGGGAGGAGGCCTGTCACTTCGACGCCATCGTCGCAACCGCTCCACGCGACGGCCATCGCACGTTCGCCACCGTCAGCGACGCCATCGCCGCCGCGCCGGTCGATGGCACGCGTCCGTTCCGCATCCTCGTCACCCGCGGCCGCTGGCACGAGAAGCTCGTCATCGACCGCCCATTCGTCCACCTGATCGGCGAGGACCGCGCGACCAGCGTGCTCACCTACGACGCGGCCGCCGGCATGAAACGTCGCGACGGCCAACCCTGGGGCACATGGGGATGCGCCAGCGTGACCGTGCGCGCGCCCGACGTGCGCATGGAGAACCTCACCGTCGAGAACGCCTTCGACTACGTCGGCAACCTCTCCGCACCGAAGTTCGAGCCCATTGGCCCGAACGGCGCGCAGGCGGTGGCGCTGATGCTCGATGCCGGCTCGGACCGGTGTTCGTTCGAACGCGTCGATCTTTCCGGTCATCAGGACACGCTGTTCACCGATGCCGGACGCAGCCATTTCCGCGAGTGCCGCATCGCCGGCAGTGTCGATTTCGTGTTCGGCGGCGGCAATGCCTTGTTCGAGCAGTGCGAGCTGCATTCGCGTCACCGCCCCGACAAGGAGCGGCAGGGCTACGTCGCCGTGCCGTGCACGCCCTCGGCGCAGGCGTATGGCCTGACCTTTGTGCGCTGCCGGCTCACGCGCGAGGCGCAGGTCTCCGACGGCAGCGTCGCGCTGGGCCGCGCGTGGCGCCCGGGCCGCACGTTTCCCGACGGCAAGTACGGCGATCCCGACGCGATCGGCGCCGCGGTGTACCTGGACTGCTGGATGGATGCGCACATCGACGCGCGCGGCTGGGACGAGATGGGCTACACCGCGCGCGACGGACGCCGCGTGATGCTGCAGCCCGCGTCGGCACGCCTGTTCGAGCATGCGAGCTCGGGTCCGGGCGCTCATCGCTCCACCTCCCGTCGTGAACTTCCGCGCGAACGCGTAGCAGCGTATGCGCGTGAACGCGTGCTCGATGGGTGGCTATCCGTCTGA
- a CDS encoding TonB-dependent receptor, whose amino-acid sequence MQFQRAAKKTPVTLLAASIGLALQLSAVSALAQEAAAPAAAPAAAQSTDQPTELDTVTVTGFRGALEKALDKKRSEIGVVDAIVAEDIADFPDLNLAESLQRIPGVSIARDAGEGRQISVRGLDSQFTRVRINGMEALTTTGGTDSSGGANRGRGFDFNVFASELFNSITVRKTSSAEIEEGALGATVDLQTARPFDYDGFTFVTGAQLGYNDLASDLDPRATMLISNTWADNKFGALLSVAYTKRRLVEEGHSTVRWDNGPSNGTTGATGSGGFNGCPTAARPTNTSPFPAACSASVFHPRIPRYGVLEHEQERLGVTASLQFDPTDSTSLGLDMMYADLDATRTENFLNGLSFSRGGAAGKAQSRVLEGAVDGRGNLVYGRFDDVDVRSEARYDELETKFTQFNFYGDHKLTEDFSLNFEAGRAKSEFSNPIQTTITIDRLNADGYVYDYRGDNRLPVITNGFDVNDPSQWAFINGTTAVPGSEIRLRPQYADNTIDNAQLGFAWQLTDAVRLKGGGQYKEYTFDSREERRASEVLVPALPAGVTLADLTRQIGLEDISGVGDSTWLIPDIDAFNRVFNIYSDSGMFAVSDQVAAVLGNNRSVEEKDHGFWLQADFTTQIGSLPLSGNVGVRQVETKQTSTGYSTVGTGAAQLTTVRRSYDDTLPSFNLVLDVTPDFLIRVAGAKVMARPGLGNLTPGVTVNVSGGNRVVNGGNPMLDPFRATTGDLSFEWYFAEESLLALGLFYKDIDSFVLTSRETRPYSSSGLPASLLEGTTATVNDDFQFNVPINSKGGPLKGLEFTYQQPFVFLPGFWSDFGVQLNYTYVDSKIQYVTATGAPSLRTDLTGLSKNAYNATLYYEGPKFGARVSAAYRDDFLTTVPGRNNNDVEGTAETLTIDMSASYKINEHFEITLEGLNLTDEYQDQWVDSIGDRASVYHHTGRQYFLGARYKF is encoded by the coding sequence ATGCAATTTCAGCGTGCCGCCAAAAAGACACCGGTTACCTTGCTGGCCGCATCCATCGGCCTGGCGCTCCAGCTGAGCGCCGTCAGCGCGCTCGCGCAGGAAGCCGCCGCACCCGCCGCGGCCCCGGCCGCCGCGCAGTCCACGGACCAACCGACCGAACTCGACACCGTCACCGTCACCGGCTTCCGTGGCGCGCTCGAAAAAGCGCTCGACAAGAAGCGCAGCGAGATTGGCGTCGTCGACGCCATCGTCGCCGAGGACATCGCGGACTTTCCAGACCTGAACCTGGCCGAATCGCTGCAGCGCATCCCGGGCGTGTCGATCGCGCGCGATGCGGGCGAAGGCCGGCAGATCTCCGTGCGCGGCCTGGACAGCCAGTTCACCCGCGTGCGCATCAACGGCATGGAGGCGCTGACCACCACGGGCGGTACCGACAGCTCCGGCGGCGCCAACCGCGGCCGCGGCTTCGACTTCAATGTCTTTGCCTCGGAGCTGTTCAACAGCATCACCGTGCGCAAGACCTCGTCGGCCGAGATCGAGGAAGGCGCGCTCGGCGCCACCGTCGACCTGCAGACCGCGCGTCCGTTCGACTACGACGGCTTCACCTTCGTCACCGGTGCGCAGCTGGGCTACAACGACCTGGCGTCGGACCTCGATCCGCGCGCGACCATGCTGATCAGCAACACCTGGGCCGACAACAAGTTCGGCGCGCTGCTCTCGGTGGCCTACACCAAGCGGCGCCTGGTCGAGGAAGGCCACAGCACCGTGCGCTGGGACAACGGCCCCAGCAACGGCACCACCGGCGCGACCGGCAGCGGCGGCTTCAACGGCTGCCCCACCGCGGCCCGTCCGACCAACACCTCGCCCTTCCCCGCCGCCTGCAGCGCCAGCGTGTTCCACCCGCGCATCCCGCGCTACGGCGTGCTGGAGCATGAGCAGGAACGCCTGGGCGTGACCGCGTCGCTGCAGTTCGATCCCACCGACAGCACGTCGCTGGGCCTGGACATGATGTACGCCGACCTGGACGCGACGCGCACCGAGAACTTCCTCAACGGCCTGTCCTTCAGCCGCGGCGGCGCCGCCGGCAAGGCGCAGTCGCGCGTGCTGGAAGGCGCGGTGGACGGTCGCGGCAACCTCGTCTACGGCCGTTTCGACGATGTGGACGTGCGTTCGGAAGCGCGCTACGACGAACTGGAAACCAAGTTCACCCAGTTCAACTTCTACGGCGACCACAAGCTCACCGAGGACTTCAGCCTCAATTTCGAGGCGGGACGCGCCAAGTCGGAATTCTCCAACCCGATCCAGACCACCATCACGATCGACCGCCTCAATGCCGACGGCTACGTCTACGACTACCGCGGCGACAACCGCCTGCCCGTCATCACCAACGGTTTCGACGTGAACGACCCATCGCAATGGGCGTTCATCAACGGCACCACGGCGGTGCCGGGTTCGGAAATCCGCCTGCGCCCGCAGTACGCCGACAACACGATCGACAACGCGCAGCTCGGTTTCGCCTGGCAGCTCACCGATGCGGTGCGCCTGAAGGGCGGCGGTCAGTACAAGGAATACACCTTCGACAGCCGTGAGGAACGTCGCGCGTCCGAAGTGCTGGTGCCCGCCTTGCCGGCCGGCGTGACGCTGGCCGACCTGACCCGTCAGATCGGCCTGGAGGACATCAGCGGCGTTGGCGACAGCACCTGGCTGATTCCGGACATCGACGCATTCAACCGCGTGTTCAACATCTACAGCGACAGCGGCATGTTCGCCGTCAGCGACCAGGTGGCGGCGGTGCTGGGCAACAACCGCAGCGTGGAAGAGAAGGACCACGGCTTCTGGCTGCAGGCCGACTTCACCACGCAGATCGGCAGCCTGCCGCTGAGCGGCAACGTCGGCGTGCGCCAGGTCGAGACCAAGCAGACCTCCACGGGCTATTCGACCGTCGGCACCGGCGCGGCGCAGCTGACCACGGTCCGTCGCTCGTATGACGACACGCTGCCCTCGTTCAACCTCGTGCTCGACGTGACGCCGGACTTCCTGATCCGCGTGGCGGGCGCGAAGGTGATGGCGCGTCCGGGCCTGGGCAACCTCACGCCGGGCGTGACGGTGAACGTGAGCGGCGGCAACCGCGTGGTCAACGGCGGCAATCCGATGCTGGATCCGTTCCGCGCCACCACGGGCGACCTCAGTTTCGAGTGGTACTTCGCCGAGGAATCGCTGCTCGCGCTGGGCCTGTTCTACAAGGACATCGACAGCTTCGTGCTGACCTCGCGCGAGACGCGTCCGTACTCCAGCTCCGGCCTGCCGGCGAGCTTGCTCGAAGGCACCACGGCGACGGTCAACGACGACTTCCAGTTCAACGTCCCGATCAACTCCAAGGGCGGTCCGCTGAAGGGCCTGGAGTTCACCTACCAGCAGCCGTTCGTGTTCCTGCCCGGCTTCTGGAGCGATTTCGGCGTGCAGCTGAACTACACCTACGTCGATTCGAAGATCCAGTACGTCACCGCCACCGGCGCGCCCTCGCTGCGCACGGACCTGACGGGCCTGTCGAAGAACGCCTACAACGCGACGCTGTACTACGAGGGACCGAAGTTCGGTGCACGCGTGTCGGCCGCCTACCGCGACGACTTCCTGACCACGGTGCCGGGCCGCAACAACAACGACGTGGAAGGCACCGCCGAGACGCTGACCATCGACATGTCGGCCTCCTACAAGATCAACGAGCACTTCGAGATCACGCTGGAAGGCCTGAACCTCACCGACGAGTACCAGGACCAGTGGGTGGATTCCATCGGCGATCGCGCCTCGGTCTACCACCACACCGGCCGCCAGTACTTCCTCGGCGCGCGTTACAAGTTCTGA
- a CDS encoding sugar kinase: MSRVVCFGELLLRLSAPGRERVLQSPRLDVHIGGAEANVAVLLAQLGHDAAMVSTVADNALGASAVGELRRYGVDTRPVREAPGRMGLYFLSHGAMQRPSEVLYDRADSAFVRNADYDWDALLEGADWLHLSGVSPALGLATAEATIAAARAARRLGVKVSFDGNFRGKLWQAWDGDAAGLLYQIFAEADLVFADHRDIAVVLNERVPSEGEKAVAEAATRAFAAFPNLRWLTCTLRTQHSVDRHTLSAVMVERDGARRRAPDYALEGIVDRIGTGDAFAGGVLHGLISGMEPPDVLHFGLGAACLKHSIPGDFCLATAQEISDVISQAGFHVRR; the protein is encoded by the coding sequence GTGAGTCGAGTGGTGTGTTTCGGTGAGCTGCTGCTGCGCCTGTCGGCGCCCGGTCGCGAACGGGTGCTGCAGTCGCCGCGCCTGGATGTCCATATCGGGGGCGCGGAAGCCAACGTGGCGGTGCTGCTGGCCCAGCTCGGCCATGACGCGGCGATGGTGTCCACCGTCGCCGACAACGCGCTGGGCGCATCGGCGGTGGGCGAGCTGCGCCGCTACGGCGTCGACACCCGCCCGGTGCGCGAGGCCCCCGGCCGCATGGGCCTGTACTTCCTCTCGCACGGCGCAATGCAGCGACCGAGCGAAGTGCTCTACGACCGCGCCGACTCCGCCTTCGTGCGCAATGCCGACTACGACTGGGACGCGCTGCTGGAAGGCGCCGACTGGCTGCACCTGTCCGGCGTCAGCCCGGCGTTGGGTCTGGCGACGGCGGAGGCGACCATCGCCGCTGCGCGCGCCGCGCGCCGACTGGGCGTGAAGGTGTCCTTCGACGGCAACTTCCGCGGCAAGCTCTGGCAGGCGTGGGACGGCGACGCGGCCGGGCTGCTGTACCAGATCTTCGCCGAGGCCGACCTCGTCTTCGCCGACCACCGCGACATTGCCGTCGTGCTCAACGAGCGCGTGCCTTCCGAGGGCGAGAAGGCCGTCGCCGAGGCGGCCACGCGCGCCTTCGCCGCGTTCCCGAACCTGCGCTGGCTCACCTGCACGTTGCGCACGCAGCACAGCGTCGACCGCCACACGCTGTCGGCGGTGATGGTCGAACGCGACGGTGCGCGTCGCCGGGCGCCCGACTACGCGCTGGAAGGCATCGTCGACCGCATCGGCACGGGCGACGCCTTCGCAGGCGGCGTGCTGCACGGCCTGATCAGCGGCATGGAGCCACCCGACGTGCTGCATTTCGGCCTGGGCGCGGCGTGCCTGAAGCATTCGATCCCGGGCGATTTCTGTCTCGCCACGGCGCAGGAAATCAGCGATGTCATTTCGCAGGCGGGCTTCCATGTCCGCCGTTGA